The Stieleria sp. JC731 genome has a segment encoding these proteins:
- a CDS encoding NAD(P)/FAD-dependent oxidoreductase — translation MKQYDVIVIGSGFSGSILSRILASRGRSVLMLDRGRHPRFAIGESSTPIADLLLRRLGERYDFDDLIALSSYGRWQSRFPTLACGKKRGFSYFDHRPGHRELVECRPGSRSLLVAASPNDEASDTHWYRKDVDAYHFHKAVEAGAHAIELINVDAVLPGVDGSQPRVELCDGTTVEADFIVDASGAGAVTAKSLDCTKLTSQLKTHSCATFAHFKGVAPFTDVFNRSNADSRADAPFDSDDAAQHHLIDGGWVWMLRMNNGVTSVGVTMQFGDSVESELESQRRCYDLLDQRLSDYPSLHRILADASRIEPADDMVCLPRLQRLYDPVISPSCVMTPTTATMIDPLHSTGIAHALAGVDRIADLVIDTGSDRAEAMRSYRDSVLDEAKFIDQIVHMAYQSMPSFKRFTAASMVYFAAAIQCEELIMAGSIPEKLWMAGDSQVQQIVKQCAEVLQSDVSDCEASDQVRELIAPINEVGLMDDQLSNRYAYTATKTA, via the coding sequence ATGAAGCAGTATGATGTCATCGTCATCGGGTCAGGATTCAGTGGTTCAATCCTGTCGCGCATCTTAGCAAGCCGCGGTCGTTCCGTTTTGATGTTGGACCGTGGTCGCCACCCTAGGTTCGCCATTGGTGAATCATCGACGCCGATCGCCGATCTGTTGTTGCGTCGTCTTGGCGAACGGTATGACTTTGATGATCTCATTGCGCTTTCAAGTTATGGTCGATGGCAATCACGTTTTCCAACACTGGCGTGCGGTAAAAAGCGAGGTTTCAGCTATTTCGATCATCGGCCTGGGCATCGGGAATTGGTCGAGTGTCGCCCGGGTAGCCGAAGCTTGCTGGTGGCTGCGAGTCCAAACGATGAGGCCAGCGACACTCATTGGTATCGCAAAGACGTTGATGCCTATCACTTCCATAAAGCGGTAGAGGCCGGAGCACATGCGATTGAGCTCATCAATGTCGACGCTGTGCTTCCTGGTGTGGATGGAAGCCAGCCGCGAGTTGAACTGTGTGATGGAACGACAGTCGAGGCCGACTTCATCGTGGACGCAAGCGGCGCTGGGGCCGTCACGGCAAAGTCGTTGGACTGCACCAAGCTGACTTCCCAATTAAAAACTCACAGTTGTGCCACATTCGCACACTTCAAGGGCGTTGCACCGTTCACAGATGTTTTCAATCGTAGCAATGCCGACTCAAGGGCCGATGCTCCATTCGATTCCGATGATGCGGCGCAACATCATTTGATCGATGGAGGCTGGGTATGGATGCTGCGGATGAACAACGGTGTGACCAGCGTCGGGGTAACGATGCAATTTGGGGATAGCGTTGAATCTGAGCTTGAATCGCAGCGTCGCTGCTATGACTTGCTAGACCAACGTTTGTCAGACTATCCAAGTTTGCATCGGATATTGGCGGACGCCAGTCGTATCGAGCCAGCCGATGACATGGTCTGTTTGCCAAGGTTGCAGCGTCTTTATGATCCAGTGATTAGCCCCTCGTGTGTGATGACACCCACAACCGCGACGATGATCGATCCGTTGCATAGCACGGGGATCGCGCATGCGCTTGCCGGTGTCGATCGAATCGCTGATCTAGTGATTGACACTGGGTCTGATCGAGCGGAAGCGATGCGGTCCTATCGCGACAGCGTTTTGGACGAAGCGAAGTTCATTGATCAAATCGTCCACATGGCGTATCAGAGCATGCCATCGTTCAAGCGTTTTACGGCTGCTTCGATGGTTTACTTTGCCGCTGCGATACAATGTGAAGAGTTGATCATGGCCGGTTCAATACCTGAGAAGCTTTGGATGGCGGGCGACTCGCAAGTTCAACAAATTGTCAAGCAATGTGCAGAAGTTTTGCAATCCGATGTCAGTGATTGCGAAGCAAGCGATCAGGTTCGTGAGCTGATCGCACCGATCAACGAAGTCGGGTTGATGGATGATCAGTTGAGCAACCGCTATGCTTACACAGCGACAAAAACCGCCTGA
- a CDS encoding 2-hydroxyacid dehydrogenase, with amino-acid sequence MDRPRILLTRRLPPLAMQRLHYKAEVVHGDLDQDLSRHELLERIKDVDGLLCLLTDKVDAELMDAAAHLKVVSNYAVGYNNIDVAAATERGLVVTNTPGVLTNCTADMAWALLMAAARRVLEGDALVRSGNWTGWEPLQLLGTEVSGATIGFVGMGRIAKATAKRAAAFDMKLLYWNRTRLDSSEEAELGLEYREFGQLFPECDFVSVHVALTDQTKHLIGPAEFESMKPTSILINTARGPVVDESALVWALEQGQIGGAGLDVFENEPIVEEELRSMENVVLAPHLGSATIATREKMGEIAVQNCLAVCRGEQPPHRVN; translated from the coding sequence ATGGATAGACCAAGAATTTTGTTAACACGACGTTTGCCTCCTCTCGCAATGCAGCGTCTTCATTATAAAGCCGAGGTCGTGCATGGCGATCTTGACCAGGATCTTTCACGACACGAGTTGCTTGAACGAATCAAAGACGTTGACGGGTTGCTTTGCCTATTGACCGACAAGGTTGATGCCGAGCTGATGGATGCGGCTGCTCATTTGAAAGTCGTGTCGAACTACGCCGTTGGATACAACAATATCGATGTTGCTGCTGCGACGGAGCGTGGTCTCGTGGTTACGAACACTCCGGGGGTTTTGACCAACTGCACGGCGGATATGGCGTGGGCATTATTGATGGCTGCTGCACGTCGGGTGCTCGAAGGCGACGCGCTCGTTCGAAGCGGAAACTGGACCGGTTGGGAGCCACTGCAGTTACTGGGCACCGAAGTCTCCGGTGCCACCATCGGATTTGTCGGCATGGGAAGAATCGCGAAAGCGACAGCCAAACGAGCAGCAGCTTTTGACATGAAATTGCTTTACTGGAACCGGACCCGACTGGATTCATCAGAGGAAGCAGAGTTGGGACTGGAGTACCGTGAGTTTGGTCAGCTATTCCCAGAGTGCGATTTTGTCTCTGTCCATGTCGCACTCACGGATCAAACAAAGCATTTGATCGGGCCTGCGGAGTTCGAATCGATGAAGCCAACTTCCATTTTGATCAACACCGCACGGGGGCCGGTCGTTGATGAGTCTGCTTTGGTGTGGGCTCTGGAGCAGGGGCAGATCGGTGGGGCAGGATTGGACGTTTTTGAAAACGAACCGATCGTTGAAGAAGAACTCAGGTCGATGGAAAACGTCGTTTTGGCCCCTCATCTGGGTAGCGCAACGATTGCTACACGTGAGAAAATGGGGGAAATCGCGGTGCAAAATTGTCTAGCCGTCTGCCGTGGCGAGCAGCCGCCGCACCGTGTGAATTAG
- a CDS encoding serine/threonine protein kinase, which yields MQTRELRDQTQFWMPADRVSHESRRPYLLFQYRSMEHGQTPTDDETVIRRASSEPSGAHASDALPKHGSSVTATTDDVLVEGLDEAKTIIRQIQRPDSGARSGRTPAEIAKVLVGKQLNQYYLDALIGGGGMGAVFRAHDQRLDRIVALKVIPFVGNDPELQRRFRNEAQNAAKLDHPRIARVFDAGDYDDWHYIVFEYIHGINLRDLVQDRGVLSLDDAVLYTSQVTRALEHASQRGIVHRDIKPSNLLVSEDGSVKLVDMGLARSDNLELSEDMTASGVTLGTFDYISPEQALDPRDADIRSDLYSLGCTLYFMLTGEPPYTGGTMLQKLISHGNAPLPDPRSMRPDLPEEVVAVMHRMMAKDPKARYQTASDLLADLRELAYRFDLNRARAGVGVPVAASNDGLQRLQFHLPWMLAALLILMVAGYLELQSTATREAFIISRPQPALRGASANSADVGQAASPLNDSSVPNDSAAVGDGNTASSAIATSVPGNPTTEKTSTQERPPVVDADGLSEAAALPPRFTGKLPFPNEIASAAESNTAPKVNPKDSETVRIDRTMDANRPNSSDANVTSKSATPAPSSGNGTSSTATAAIALPASDVVRVVPPSLLALASNDGEIDRDTDGAALCPTLDEALKLADRLGVNRIQLATPRVVTGKVVIPRDNMVIESTLDRTMIRMVSTDTLAIGRSEMMVIGSHRTHFKNIDFHWELAQEQVDGGSMFVMNDNRLSEFENCSFTLVNKAIHDGVCFFQVKTQTDAIAGAVEKQDATLPLVALVLNNAVVRGEADFIKMDQAAALQLVWNNGLLAVSGRMIDTAGAGVRPVSLITSTIQLSLSNVTAEIPRGVLRMRLGPNGSYPVSIEREANQCVFLVDEGQPHFEIIGVESLATEQDLLRLRGEDNVYVGAPTLTDPILYVADIGGNTAMYLMSELNEGNLAWINENGPRWSVRWSNVRPTTQTYHLLTPATYRQDGAIFFGFRELDLPSLP from the coding sequence ATGCAAACGCGGGAATTGCGTGACCAAACGCAGTTTTGGATGCCCGCCGACCGCGTCAGCCACGAATCGCGACGCCCTTATCTACTTTTCCAGTACCGTTCGATGGAACACGGACAAACTCCAACCGACGATGAAACGGTAATCCGTCGTGCTTCGAGTGAACCGTCCGGGGCGCATGCGAGTGATGCGTTGCCCAAGCACGGTTCGTCGGTCACTGCGACGACTGACGACGTGCTAGTCGAAGGTCTTGATGAAGCCAAAACGATCATTCGGCAAATCCAAAGGCCGGATAGCGGCGCGAGATCGGGGCGGACGCCTGCAGAGATTGCAAAGGTTCTGGTCGGGAAACAACTCAATCAGTATTACTTGGATGCGCTGATTGGTGGCGGAGGTATGGGAGCCGTTTTTCGTGCTCACGATCAACGACTCGATCGAATCGTTGCTTTGAAGGTCATTCCGTTCGTCGGAAATGATCCCGAGCTACAGCGGAGGTTTCGAAATGAAGCTCAGAACGCAGCGAAGTTAGACCACCCACGAATCGCGCGTGTTTTCGATGCCGGTGACTACGATGATTGGCACTACATCGTTTTCGAATACATCCACGGGATCAACCTTCGTGACCTAGTTCAAGATCGCGGAGTCCTATCGCTCGATGATGCGGTGCTCTACACATCACAGGTGACACGTGCACTGGAACACGCGTCCCAACGAGGAATCGTACACAGGGATATCAAGCCCTCGAACTTGTTGGTTTCAGAAGATGGGTCTGTAAAACTAGTCGACATGGGTTTGGCTCGTAGTGATAACTTAGAGCTCAGCGAGGACATGACCGCCAGTGGTGTTACACTTGGCACGTTCGACTATATCTCTCCCGAGCAGGCGCTTGATCCACGAGACGCCGATATTCGCAGCGATCTCTATTCGCTCGGTTGCACTTTGTATTTCATGCTCACCGGCGAGCCACCGTACACCGGTGGTACGATGCTGCAAAAGTTGATCAGTCACGGAAACGCGCCGCTTCCAGATCCACGTTCGATGCGTCCGGATCTTCCAGAAGAAGTTGTTGCGGTGATGCATCGGATGATGGCGAAGGATCCGAAAGCGCGATACCAAACCGCAAGTGACTTGCTTGCCGATTTGCGTGAGCTGGCTTACAGGTTCGATTTGAATCGCGCCCGCGCCGGGGTGGGAGTTCCCGTCGCAGCGTCAAACGATGGACTGCAACGTTTGCAGTTTCATTTGCCATGGATGTTGGCTGCTTTGTTGATTCTGATGGTTGCTGGCTATTTGGAATTACAGTCAACCGCAACGCGAGAGGCATTCATCATCAGCCGGCCTCAACCCGCCTTGCGTGGGGCTTCTGCAAATTCAGCTGATGTGGGACAAGCAGCAAGTCCACTTAACGACTCGTCTGTGCCCAATGACAGTGCGGCAGTTGGCGATGGGAATACTGCTTCGTCTGCGATTGCGACATCGGTCCCTGGCAATCCGACAACTGAAAAAACATCGACGCAAGAACGACCACCAGTCGTCGATGCAGATGGACTGTCTGAAGCCGCTGCCCTTCCGCCCCGTTTTACAGGCAAATTGCCGTTTCCAAACGAAATTGCATCTGCCGCAGAATCTAATACTGCTCCAAAGGTCAATCCGAAAGATTCCGAAACGGTTCGAATCGATCGGACGATGGATGCCAATCGACCGAATAGTAGCGATGCCAATGTGACTTCCAAATCAGCAACGCCGGCGCCGTCTTCCGGGAATGGGACGTCCTCGACTGCAACGGCGGCGATCGCATTGCCAGCTAGCGATGTCGTGCGTGTTGTCCCACCCAGCTTGTTGGCGTTGGCCAGCAACGATGGTGAAATCGACCGCGACACCGATGGTGCCGCCCTCTGCCCGACGCTTGATGAGGCGTTAAAGTTGGCTGATCGGCTGGGAGTCAATCGAATTCAGCTGGCTACTCCACGCGTGGTCACCGGTAAAGTCGTGATACCTCGCGACAACATGGTGATCGAGTCGACTCTCGACCGGACAATGATTCGAATGGTTTCGACCGACACGTTGGCAATCGGTCGTAGCGAAATGATGGTCATCGGCAGCCATCGTACTCACTTTAAAAACATTGACTTTCACTGGGAACTTGCGCAAGAGCAAGTCGATGGCGGTTCAATGTTCGTGATGAACGACAACCGCTTGTCCGAATTTGAAAACTGTTCCTTTACGCTGGTTAATAAAGCGATCCACGACGGTGTGTGCTTCTTTCAGGTAAAGACACAAACGGACGCTATTGCTGGTGCTGTCGAAAAACAAGATGCCACGTTGCCATTGGTAGCGCTCGTCTTGAACAATGCGGTTGTTCGGGGGGAAGCTGATTTCATTAAGATGGATCAGGCCGCGGCGCTGCAGCTAGTTTGGAACAATGGGCTGCTGGCTGTCAGTGGGCGAATGATCGACACCGCTGGTGCCGGTGTGCGTCCGGTTTCATTGATCACCAGCACGATTCAACTTTCACTTTCCAACGTAACCGCGGAGATACCACGTGGTGTCTTGAGAATGCGTTTGGGCCCAAACGGATCGTATCCCGTTTCGATCGAACGCGAAGCCAACCAATGTGTTTTCTTGGTTGATGAAGGTCAGCCACACTTCGAAATTATTGGTGTCGAATCGCTTGCCACCGAACAGGACTTACTTCGACTTCGTGGCGAAGACAACGTTTATGTTGGCGCGCCGACTTTGACAGATCCGATTCTCTATGTCGCCGATATCGGTGGCAACACCGCCATGTATTTGATGTCGGAGCTGAATGAAGGCAATCTTGCCTGGATCAACGAAAACGGACCCCGCTGGTCGGTAAGATGGTCAAATGTAAGACCAACAACACAAACCTATCATTTGCTGACTCCTGCAACTTACCGCCAGGACGGAGCAATCTTTTTTGGCTTTCGTGAGCTCGACTTGCCTTCGCTACCTTAA
- a CDS encoding HlyD family secretion protein yields MKQLILAATIAAAGTGLMIAIDQQQSHLPPRLQPLNLGIDPSAIGPQIHAAGRVEGRSEAISIRPQFPGRVDSIPVERGNRVAEGTTLFRLDARRYEAQRELAAAQLEAAQARRMRLVAGARQSEIDAARQEAESAQAQYDGARARFDRAKKLYERNAISTQGFEDYRSTHDSTLALLQASRQRLETIKADPRPADLLAADAEIASAKAQLRMAEIDVDRCDVKSPCDSVVLNVDVHPGEWISPESPSPAIQVVDASQLRVIADVDERDALGVSEGQRCIVTVDALPGKTFEGTVTEIEPRMEPKKIFGGWAGERNDTHSRRVWIDLADGVELPIGIPVEVMIDREPTSK; encoded by the coding sequence ATGAAACAGTTGATCCTCGCCGCGACCATTGCCGCTGCTGGCACTGGACTGATGATCGCGATTGACCAACAGCAGTCACATTTGCCGCCTCGCCTGCAGCCATTGAACTTGGGAATCGATCCCTCAGCCATTGGCCCTCAAATCCATGCAGCGGGTCGGGTCGAAGGTCGTTCAGAAGCAATCTCTATTCGCCCACAATTCCCCGGACGAGTCGATTCGATTCCTGTCGAACGCGGAAACCGTGTTGCCGAAGGCACGACCTTGTTCCGTTTGGATGCCAGACGCTATGAAGCACAACGCGAATTAGCTGCTGCTCAATTGGAAGCAGCACAAGCAAGACGGATGCGACTTGTCGCCGGAGCCCGTCAGAGCGAAATAGATGCGGCACGACAAGAGGCTGAATCCGCGCAAGCACAATATGACGGAGCGCGAGCGCGTTTTGATCGTGCGAAGAAGCTTTATGAACGCAACGCCATCAGCACCCAAGGTTTCGAAGACTACCGCTCGACGCACGATTCGACTTTAGCGTTATTGCAAGCCTCGCGTCAGCGGCTTGAAACCATCAAGGCAGACCCTCGACCAGCGGACCTTCTTGCTGCTGATGCCGAAATCGCTTCGGCAAAAGCTCAGCTGCGAATGGCGGAAATCGACGTCGACCGTTGCGATGTTAAATCGCCATGTGATTCAGTCGTACTTAATGTTGATGTTCACCCTGGCGAGTGGATTAGCCCTGAATCTCCGTCACCGGCCATCCAAGTCGTCGATGCGAGTCAACTGCGTGTTATTGCAGATGTTGACGAACGGGATGCGCTCGGAGTCAGCGAAGGCCAACGCTGCATCGTGACGGTTGATGCATTGCCTGGCAAGACTTTCGAAGGCACCGTCACTGAGATTGAACCGCGGATGGAGCCAAAGAAAATATTTGGCGGGTGGGCAGGGGAACGCAATGACACTCATTCACGCCGTGTGTGGATTGACCTAGCTGATGGTGTCGAGCTCCCGATCGGAATCCCTGTCGAAGTCATGATCGACCGAGAACCGACGTCCAAATAA
- a CDS encoding ABC transporter ATP-binding protein, with the protein MNITNTSFPSTIAPAVVPPTTDKSSQQRTAINASQITKSYVIGGTPRPILDGIDFQVKEKECVFLVGPSGSGKTTLLSILGLLLTPDDGQLCFFNRRVDGLDEQQRTIIRREMIGFVFQKFQLIDGLDAQDNVAIPLSMHGTPLHEARKTSAKLLARMGLGDHVNALPSSMSPGQCQRVALARAVVGQPKLILADEPTAALDSQSGKGVMDLLQELTNEFNTSTVVVTHDPRIYSYADRICEMENGRFI; encoded by the coding sequence ATGAACATTACAAACACATCTTTCCCATCAACGATCGCACCTGCAGTCGTGCCACCTACGACTGACAAGTCTTCGCAGCAACGGACAGCGATCAATGCCTCGCAGATCACGAAGTCCTACGTTATCGGCGGGACGCCTCGTCCGATTTTGGATGGCATCGATTTTCAAGTCAAAGAGAAAGAGTGCGTCTTTCTGGTTGGGCCATCTGGAAGCGGAAAGACAACGCTCCTTTCAATCCTGGGTCTATTGCTGACCCCAGATGACGGGCAACTTTGTTTTTTCAATCGTCGCGTTGATGGTTTAGACGAACAGCAAAGGACAATCATTCGACGAGAAATGATTGGATTCGTCTTCCAAAAATTTCAGTTGATCGACGGACTCGATGCGCAAGACAACGTCGCCATTCCATTGTCGATGCATGGAACTCCGCTTCACGAAGCAAGAAAGACGTCAGCAAAACTGCTCGCTCGCATGGGTCTGGGTGACCACGTGAATGCTTTGCCGTCGTCAATGAGTCCTGGGCAATGCCAGCGAGTCGCGTTAGCCCGCGCTGTGGTCGGGCAACCGAAGTTAATCTTGGCCGATGAACCAACCGCGGCACTGGACAGCCAATCAGGAAAAGGCGTGATGGACTTGCTTCAGGAACTGACCAACGAGTTCAACACATCAACAGTGGTCGTGACACATGACCCGCGGATTTATAGCTATGCGGACCGCATCTGCGAAATGGAAAACGGGAGGTTCATATGA
- a CDS encoding ABC transporter permease — MRWNLAYRTLFHDRGKLIAGLVGVIFSVVLVNIQGGLFVGLIQKASMLVDRGNADIWIGHRGMHNVDFAHSIPERWRHVVEGVNGVEDVQPLRVEFSEMSLPNGGYENVVLVGVPETTNIGRAFEIEQGPSHALQLDDAIVVDACDDDKLMSPQIGETREINGRRVRIAAKCNGILSFLVTPYIFTNYERVLDIMGSDPTRTSYLLARVTPGADSAAICRQIEAILPDVEAMPSDEYASVSINFWMTRTGLGISFGAATLLGLLVGLVMVGQTLYAMVLDRISEYATLRAIGLSEQELLSILILQSATVATIGIAIGIAITVILQALLSTPRATIEIPNMLYVGCAVLIFCICLFASGLPYLRVRRIDPHTALQA, encoded by the coding sequence ATGCGTTGGAATCTTGCTTACCGGACACTATTTCACGATCGCGGTAAGTTGATTGCCGGTTTGGTTGGCGTCATTTTCTCCGTCGTCTTGGTAAACATCCAAGGTGGACTGTTCGTTGGCCTGATCCAAAAGGCCAGCATGCTCGTGGACCGTGGAAACGCCGATATCTGGATCGGGCACCGCGGCATGCACAACGTTGACTTCGCTCACTCGATTCCAGAACGCTGGCGACATGTTGTTGAAGGCGTCAACGGAGTCGAAGACGTTCAACCACTTCGGGTTGAATTCAGTGAGATGAGTCTTCCGAACGGCGGCTACGAAAACGTTGTTTTGGTTGGCGTTCCGGAGACCACAAATATTGGAAGAGCCTTCGAGATCGAACAGGGCCCCTCACACGCATTGCAGCTCGACGATGCGATCGTGGTCGACGCTTGTGACGATGACAAATTGATGAGTCCTCAAATCGGTGAGACTCGTGAGATCAATGGGCGTCGAGTGCGAATTGCGGCAAAGTGTAACGGCATCCTCAGCTTTTTAGTCACGCCCTATATCTTCACGAACTACGAACGTGTACTCGACATCATGGGTAGCGATCCGACGCGAACGTCGTATTTGCTTGCCCGAGTCACGCCCGGTGCCGACAGTGCAGCGATCTGCCGCCAAATCGAAGCGATCCTTCCAGATGTCGAAGCGATGCCAAGCGATGAGTATGCATCGGTCAGCATTAACTTTTGGATGACCCGAACAGGACTCGGAATTAGCTTCGGTGCGGCCACGCTACTCGGACTGCTTGTCGGTCTCGTCATGGTAGGGCAAACCCTCTACGCGATGGTCTTGGACCGAATTTCCGAATACGCCACCCTTCGCGCGATCGGTCTGAGCGAGCAAGAATTGCTCAGCATCCTAATCCTTCAATCAGCAACGGTCGCAACCATTGGTATCGCCATCGGAATTGCCATTACCGTCATTTTGCAAGCCTTACTGAGCACACCTCGCGCAACGATCGAAATTCCGAACATGCTTTATGTTGGATGTGCAGTGCTGATTTTCTGCATCTGCCTGTTTGCGTCCGGCTTGCCATACTTAAGAGTGCGTCGAATTGATCCTCATACGGCGCTCCAAGCATGA
- a CDS encoding YdcF family protein → MAIDSATKWRRRFWILVALFVCWNIALSSDTVRGLLISPLVRHDSDARGDIAYVMADGAAYWERLLSASDLYHMHRVDKIFLLREDRNSCYNFIRKKNDTLTERAVDYLEMRGVPSDAIHFVPPAQATWLSSRDEAIALANLDKEFGKIIVVTSPPHTRRSLLTFQRVFADQSLISIHSAAPPSQSVETHLPIWIEYVKLIVYWFAV, encoded by the coding sequence ATGGCCATCGACTCTGCAACGAAGTGGAGACGAAGATTCTGGATCCTCGTCGCACTCTTCGTTTGCTGGAACATCGCCTTATCATCTGATACCGTTCGCGGCCTATTGATCTCCCCACTGGTCAGGCACGATTCTGACGCCAGAGGTGATATTGCCTATGTGATGGCCGATGGAGCAGCTTATTGGGAGCGTCTGCTTTCTGCGTCTGATCTGTATCACATGCACCGTGTCGATAAGATTTTCCTCCTCCGAGAAGATCGCAACTCGTGCTACAACTTCATTCGAAAGAAAAATGACACGCTAACTGAACGAGCAGTTGACTATCTAGAAATGAGAGGCGTTCCTAGCGACGCGATTCATTTTGTACCTCCCGCGCAAGCGACTTGGCTAAGTTCCCGAGACGAAGCGATCGCGTTAGCGAATCTGGACAAAGAATTCGGCAAGATCATCGTCGTGACTTCTCCACCGCATACGCGGAGGAGCCTACTGACGTTTCAGCGAGTCTTCGCAGATCAAAGTTTGATTTCGATTCACTCGGCCGCCCCACCATCCCAAAGCGTCGAAACCCACCTCCCGATCTGGATTGAGTACGTCAAGCTAATCGTCTATTGGTTTGCCGTATAA